The following coding sequences lie in one Changpingibacter yushuensis genomic window:
- a CDS encoding SseB family protein, translated as MDLGKLLRPNPFSDDDGSIQPAMAAALAIPRPGERLEAMVAALTLGRVFVPVVAHAHPGVDGDGAVQAHDGSQPDEAALVEASKSLVSAPGGLQAVPVFSSLASMSEFAPAARPMPVLGRNAAAQALLEIGILALDPVAPEKGWFFGRSAVAAMAAAEPWIAPWNDPELIRHLRDSVSGPHIGGIALEPLANGTVRIQLHVKKTAGRTDVEAAIARLGAVVKLEPYVRARLDMIEILPVRLA; from the coding sequence GTGGATCTGGGCAAGTTGCTCCGTCCTAATCCTTTTTCCGACGACGACGGAAGCATACAGCCCGCGATGGCTGCGGCGTTGGCCATTCCTCGGCCTGGCGAGCGGCTGGAGGCGATGGTTGCGGCCCTGACTCTGGGGCGGGTCTTTGTACCTGTCGTGGCGCATGCGCACCCAGGTGTGGACGGTGATGGCGCAGTGCAGGCACATGACGGTTCGCAACCAGATGAGGCAGCTCTAGTCGAGGCTTCCAAGAGTCTGGTCAGTGCGCCGGGAGGGCTACAGGCGGTTCCTGTATTCTCCAGCCTCGCCTCTATGTCGGAGTTCGCCCCCGCCGCGCGCCCTATGCCTGTCTTGGGGCGTAATGCGGCCGCTCAAGCACTGTTGGAGATCGGCATCTTGGCTCTGGATCCGGTGGCGCCGGAAAAGGGGTGGTTCTTCGGACGAAGTGCGGTGGCGGCGATGGCGGCGGCGGAACCGTGGATCGCGCCGTGGAATGATCCTGAGTTGATTCGCCACCTGCGTGATTCAGTTTCGGGCCCACACATTGGCGGGATTGCCTTGGAACCGCTCGCCAATGGAACCGTGCGGATACAACTGCATGTGAAGAAGACTGCGGGAAGAACGGATGTCGAGGCTGCGATCGCTAGGTTGGGTGCCGTTGTGAAACTCGAACCGTACGTTCGCGCTCGTCTCGATATGATTGAGATCCTCCCCGTCAGGCTGGCATGA
- a CDS encoding histidinol-phosphate transaminase, which yields MINLPFRPQFADESPYGAPQLDVPVCLNVNENPFAPSAELIADLAKAVGEAAHTLNRYPDRDFFPLREDLSDYLAEESGVRVEPSHIWAANGSNEIMLHVLQAFAGPGRTVVSFAPTYSMYPEYARDTDSKWVVGRRAEDFTLDMDSVRDIVFSARPAVILLASPNNPTGTALPREQLLEILQFAATSGPEEGMASIVVVDEAYSEFRRDGVPSALELLAEYPNLAVTRTMSKAFGAAGLRLGYLAACQEIVDQLTIVRLPYHLSAVTQAAARAALAHRGQLRKQIAELRASRDSLADDLRRLGLDVADSDANFVLFGRFPDRHSVWQGLLDRGILIREVGPEGWLRVSVGTPAENAAFLTALKETM from the coding sequence GTGATCAACTTGCCTTTTCGCCCACAGTTCGCAGATGAGTCGCCGTATGGTGCACCTCAGTTGGATGTTCCGGTGTGTTTGAATGTCAATGAGAATCCGTTTGCGCCAAGTGCCGAGCTGATTGCGGATCTTGCCAAGGCCGTTGGCGAGGCCGCTCATACGCTCAACCGGTATCCGGACCGAGATTTCTTCCCACTTCGTGAAGATCTCTCGGACTACCTCGCCGAGGAATCTGGGGTCCGCGTCGAACCGAGCCATATTTGGGCCGCCAACGGCTCCAACGAGATCATGCTGCATGTGCTTCAAGCATTTGCAGGGCCGGGCCGAACGGTTGTTTCTTTTGCTCCAACGTATTCCATGTATCCCGAATACGCCCGTGACACTGATTCGAAGTGGGTTGTGGGGCGGCGTGCCGAGGATTTCACACTCGATATGGACTCAGTGCGCGACATCGTGTTCTCAGCCCGTCCAGCAGTCATTCTCTTGGCAAGTCCCAATAATCCGACCGGCACTGCGCTCCCACGTGAGCAGCTCCTAGAGATCCTTCAGTTTGCTGCGACCAGCGGCCCTGAAGAAGGTATGGCCAGCATCGTCGTCGTCGACGAAGCTTATTCTGAGTTTCGGCGTGACGGCGTTCCCTCGGCGTTGGAACTCTTGGCGGAGTATCCCAACCTCGCTGTAACGCGCACGATGTCAAAGGCGTTTGGCGCGGCCGGTCTGCGGCTTGGCTACCTCGCGGCCTGCCAAGAAATAGTCGATCAACTGACCATCGTACGGTTGCCTTATCATTTATCTGCTGTTACCCAGGCGGCCGCGAGGGCCGCCCTTGCTCACCGCGGTCAGCTACGAAAGCAGATTGCTGAACTGCGTGCATCGCGCGATTCGCTTGCTGACGACCTTCGTAGACTAGGCTTGGACGTAGCGGATTCGGACGCGAACTTTGTCCTATTTGGGCGCTTTCCTGATCGTCACTCCGTTTGGCAGGGCCTGCTAGATCGCGGCATCCTTATTCGCGAGGTCGGCCCCGAAGGTTGGCTGCGAGTCAGCGTCGGAACGCCAGCTGAAAACGCCGCATTTCTCACGGCACTGAAGGAGACCATGTAA
- the recO gene encoding DNA repair protein RecO, producing the protein MKLYRDEAIVLRTHDLGEADRIITLLTRHYGRVRAVAKGVRRTSSRFGARLEPFSMIDVQLYEGRSLDVVTEVTTINPFANAIGRDYDSYTAASAMVEVVERLTTEEGEPDEEQYLLLLGALHSLSIHAHEPAAIVDSYLLRALALSGWALAIWNCARCGTPGPLQAFHVQSGGMVCEDCVPRGAVHPSQNTIHLLGSLLSGEWDRVDAAPMLARREASSLIVAYLQWHIERQIRSLRMVDSA; encoded by the coding sequence GTGAAGCTGTACCGTGACGAAGCAATTGTGCTGCGCACCCATGATCTGGGTGAAGCCGATCGCATCATCACGCTACTCACGCGCCATTACGGCCGGGTGAGAGCAGTGGCCAAAGGTGTGCGCCGTACTAGTTCACGCTTTGGAGCGCGCCTTGAACCCTTCTCAATGATTGATGTGCAGCTGTATGAGGGCAGGTCACTCGACGTCGTCACTGAAGTGACAACTATCAATCCTTTCGCAAATGCGATCGGGCGTGATTACGATTCCTACACTGCGGCAAGCGCGATGGTGGAAGTTGTGGAGCGGCTCACTACCGAAGAAGGTGAGCCGGATGAAGAACAGTACTTGCTTCTTCTGGGGGCCCTACATTCGCTTTCGATTCATGCGCATGAACCTGCTGCCATTGTGGATTCCTATCTGCTTCGGGCACTCGCTTTGTCTGGTTGGGCACTTGCCATCTGGAACTGTGCGCGCTGTGGCACACCGGGTCCTCTTCAAGCATTCCACGTTCAGTCCGGTGGAATGGTGTGCGAGGATTGTGTGCCGCGTGGAGCGGTCCACCCTTCACAGAACACGATCCACCTTCTGGGCAGCTTGCTTTCGGGAGAATGGGATCGGGTAGATGCAGCTCCGATGCTGGCACGCCGCGAGGCTTCTTCGCTCATCGTGGCCTACCTACAGTGGCACATTGAGCGGCAGATTCGCTCACTCCGGATGGTCGATTCCGCCTGA
- a CDS encoding glutamine amidotransferase-related protein yields the protein MLPFLVLVARPPGKIAVDENAAIIRYGQLEPNQLERLDLNQSLSSLPNLSKYSGVFITGSPYNYLTESKSDSQKRTEENVLAICEQVLAHDFPTLGLCYGLQMLGLARGGSLTRDYPEDMGPHTIELSHAGKADELTGKLPESFYSYAAHAEALASVPTGMQVLGSSAATPVHIGKFGENIYGTQHHPEIGRNGIGLRINHYVGVYFSEEEYPHLLQKCQAVRVEHGLITQFARKYRS from the coding sequence ATGTTGCCCTTCTTGGTGCTCGTGGCACGGCCTCCTGGGAAAATCGCGGTAGATGAGAACGCTGCGATCATCCGATATGGGCAATTGGAACCTAACCAGTTGGAACGTTTGGATCTAAACCAGTCCCTTAGTTCCCTTCCCAACTTGTCCAAATACTCCGGAGTATTCATCACAGGATCGCCATACAACTATCTGACCGAAAGCAAATCGGACTCCCAGAAACGCACAGAAGAGAACGTTCTGGCGATCTGCGAACAGGTGCTAGCACACGACTTCCCCACGCTGGGCTTGTGCTATGGCCTGCAGATGTTGGGCTTGGCGCGAGGTGGCTCTCTGACTCGCGATTATCCAGAAGATATGGGCCCACACACTATCGAGCTTTCGCACGCAGGCAAGGCCGACGAACTCACCGGCAAGCTCCCAGAGTCCTTTTATTCATATGCGGCGCATGCGGAAGCTTTAGCTTCCGTTCCTACCGGCATGCAGGTTCTCGGCTCATCGGCAGCTACTCCGGTGCACATCGGTAAGTTCGGCGAGAACATCTACGGCACCCAGCATCATCCAGAAATTGGCCGCAATGGTATTGGGCTTCGTATCAACCACTACGTGGGAGTCTACTTCTCTGAGGAGGAGTACCCTCACCTACTTCAAAAGTGCCAAGCCGTGAGGGTTGAGCACGGGCTCATCACACAATTCGCTCGGAAGTATCGGAGCTGA
- the hisD gene encoding histidinol dehydrogenase encodes MLQRIDLRGVQTTRSELASRLPRAALNVEKAMDIIAPLLEDVRTRGAAALRDIAEQFDKVRPEHLRVPAAELKKAAEGLSPELREALEISIAHNRAGHTAQLPEDRITEVMPGGFVRQRWIPVERVGLYVPGGLAVYPSSVIMNAVAAQVAGVAQIALASPPQAAFGGLPHPTILAACYLLGIDEVFAVGGAQAIGMFAYGAAGEPALDPQVLCEPVDVVTGPGNIFVAAAKRSVRGVVGIDAEAGTTEIAIVADDSANPEYVAADLLSQAEHDPAAASVLITDSEDLADRVDAALTVRAAATKHSERVHTALTGPQSGVVLVDDLDAAIAVANAYAAEHLEIQTANAHEDAQRIRNAGAIFVGPYNPVPLGDYMAGSNHVLPTGGTATFASGLNVHAFIKSVQEIEYSHDALVRMYGPLRALAVDEDLPAHAEAVKARLDS; translated from the coding sequence ATGCTTCAGAGAATTGACCTTCGGGGTGTTCAAACCACGCGGTCTGAGCTGGCCAGTCGCCTTCCCAGAGCCGCGCTTAACGTGGAGAAAGCGATGGATATCATCGCTCCGCTTCTTGAAGACGTGCGCACGCGCGGGGCGGCCGCTTTGCGTGACATCGCCGAACAATTCGACAAGGTGCGTCCTGAACATCTGAGGGTTCCGGCTGCTGAGTTAAAGAAGGCAGCGGAAGGCCTTTCTCCTGAGCTGCGCGAGGCTCTCGAAATCTCTATCGCTCACAATCGTGCCGGTCACACTGCCCAGCTGCCAGAGGATCGAATCACGGAAGTGATGCCGGGCGGGTTTGTGCGCCAACGTTGGATTCCGGTGGAGCGCGTTGGGCTCTATGTGCCCGGCGGGCTCGCGGTCTATCCCTCATCCGTGATCATGAATGCCGTTGCAGCTCAGGTGGCTGGCGTGGCGCAAATCGCCCTGGCCTCCCCGCCCCAAGCTGCGTTCGGTGGGCTCCCGCACCCAACTATTCTTGCTGCATGCTATCTGCTGGGTATTGACGAGGTCTTCGCTGTTGGCGGCGCCCAAGCCATTGGGATGTTCGCTTACGGTGCTGCGGGAGAACCCGCCTTGGATCCGCAAGTTCTGTGCGAACCCGTGGACGTTGTTACCGGTCCGGGAAACATCTTCGTGGCCGCAGCGAAACGTTCGGTGCGTGGCGTCGTCGGCATTGATGCCGAAGCAGGCACAACTGAGATCGCTATCGTTGCAGACGATTCGGCCAATCCGGAGTATGTGGCAGCTGACTTACTCTCCCAAGCCGAACACGACCCGGCGGCAGCCTCAGTTCTCATCACGGACTCGGAGGATCTAGCTGACCGCGTTGATGCAGCACTTACGGTCCGTGCGGCTGCCACAAAGCACTCAGAGCGTGTCCACACGGCTTTGACCGGCCCGCAATCTGGCGTTGTGTTGGTGGATGATCTCGATGCCGCAATTGCAGTGGCCAACGCATACGCAGCAGAACACTTGGAGATTCAGACCGCCAACGCACATGAAGATGCTCAGCGCATTCGAAACGCGGGCGCGATCTTCGTTGGCCCCTACAACCCGGTGCCCCTTGGTGACTACATGGCCGGATCCAACCATGTTCTACCTACAGGTGGAACGGCAACGTTTGCGTCAGGGCTCAATGTCCATGCCTTCATCAAGTCTGTGCAAGAAATCGAGTACTCGCATGATGCATTGGTGCGGATGTATGGACCACTCCGTGCGCTCGCGGTGGATGAGGACCTGCCCGCGCACGCGGAGGCTGTGAAGGCGCGTTTGGACAGTTGA
- the hisB gene encoding imidazoleglycerol-phosphate dehydratase HisB — protein sequence MDRTASIERATSESSIKLSINLDGTGTSNIDTGVPFYDHMLTALSRHSLIDLRVEASGDIDVDVHHTVEDTAICFGEALREALGDKARIRRFGEATVPLDEALARAVVDISGRPYLVHEGEPEGQQYHLIGGHFTGSMTRHVFEAIAYHSGICLHIDLIRGRDPHHIVEAQFKALARALRLAVEPDPRVTGIPSTKGSL from the coding sequence ATGGACCGCACTGCAAGCATTGAGCGTGCTACATCGGAAAGCAGCATTAAGCTCTCCATCAACCTTGATGGGACAGGTACCTCGAACATTGACACCGGCGTTCCCTTTTATGACCACATGCTGACTGCGCTGTCGCGCCATTCGCTTATCGATCTCAGGGTTGAGGCGAGCGGTGATATCGATGTGGATGTGCACCACACCGTGGAAGATACTGCGATTTGCTTTGGAGAAGCCTTGCGCGAGGCACTCGGAGATAAGGCCAGGATTCGTCGGTTCGGCGAGGCCACAGTTCCGCTTGATGAAGCGCTGGCGCGTGCGGTCGTGGACATATCTGGACGCCCCTACCTCGTCCATGAAGGCGAACCAGAAGGGCAGCAGTACCACCTCATCGGTGGTCACTTCACCGGATCCATGACTCGCCATGTGTTTGAAGCCATTGCTTATCACTCGGGAATATGCCTCCATATCGATCTCATACGGGGGCGTGATCCCCACCATATCGTTGAGGCGCAGTTCAAGGCTCTAGCGCGTGCGCTGCGCCTCGCGGTTGAGCCAGATCCACGAGTGACGGGAATTCCGTCCACGAAGGGAAGTCTCTGA
- the priA gene encoding bifunctional 1-(5-phosphoribosyl)-5-((5-phosphoribosylamino)methylideneamino)imidazole-4-carboxamide isomerase/phosphoribosylanthranilate isomerase PriA yields the protein MSELPSLQLLPAVDVVNGQAVRLLQGEAGTEQNYGDPADAVASFVEQGATWIHLVDLDAAFGRGSNHELLARIVRDVSVKVELSGGIRDDDSLRRALDAGAARVNLGTAALEDPEWTARAIAQFGDRVAVGLDVRGETLAARGWTKAGGNLWDVLARLEEAGCSRYVVTDVTKDGTLEGPNAELLTKVALAAKVPVVASGGVSSLEDLAALRTLVPVGVDSAIVGKALYAGNFTLAEAIAVAGPQK from the coding sequence ATGAGCGAACTTCCATCCCTTCAGCTCCTGCCTGCCGTGGACGTCGTTAACGGTCAGGCGGTGCGGTTGCTTCAAGGAGAGGCTGGCACTGAGCAGAACTACGGAGACCCGGCCGACGCCGTTGCGAGCTTCGTTGAGCAAGGCGCTACATGGATCCACTTGGTCGATCTCGACGCGGCTTTTGGACGTGGATCCAACCACGAACTGCTCGCCAGAATCGTGCGCGATGTCTCTGTGAAGGTTGAGCTCTCGGGTGGTATCCGCGATGACGATAGCCTAAGGCGAGCCTTGGATGCTGGCGCAGCTCGCGTCAATCTCGGTACCGCTGCTCTTGAGGATCCGGAGTGGACTGCACGTGCGATCGCGCAGTTTGGAGATCGGGTGGCCGTGGGTCTTGATGTGCGTGGTGAGACTCTTGCCGCACGCGGTTGGACCAAAGCAGGGGGCAACCTGTGGGACGTACTAGCTCGCTTGGAGGAAGCCGGTTGCTCGCGCTATGTGGTTACAGACGTTACGAAGGATGGCACCCTGGAGGGACCAAATGCGGAACTCTTGACCAAGGTGGCTTTGGCTGCGAAGGTTCCTGTGGTTGCTTCCGGCGGGGTGTCCTCGCTGGAGGATCTGGCAGCTTTGCGCACACTCGTTCCGGTCGGCGTTGATTCTGCGATCGTTGGCAAGGCACTGTATGCCGGGAACTTCACCCTTGCTGAGGCCATTGCAGTAGCTGGACCGCAAAAGTAA
- the hisH gene encoding imidazole glycerol phosphate synthase subunit HisH: MAKNIVVLAAETGNVRSVVRALEHVGANVELTAEPTKVMAADGLVVPGVGAFAAVMDKLRAVNADQLIERRLAGGQAVLGICVGLQVMFERGTERGIHEGLGQWPGSVDLLPAPIVPHMGWSTVDAPAESRLFTGVESERFYFVHSYAVQTDPAAAIGGDNPPVVTWSEHGARFVAAVENGPLCATQFHPEKSGDAGAQLLRNWLATL; the protein is encoded by the coding sequence GTGGCAAAGAATATTGTTGTGTTGGCTGCAGAAACCGGCAACGTACGCAGTGTTGTGCGCGCTCTCGAACACGTTGGCGCGAACGTGGAACTCACGGCTGAACCAACCAAGGTAATGGCAGCCGATGGCCTAGTGGTTCCTGGCGTCGGCGCTTTTGCCGCCGTCATGGACAAGCTGAGAGCCGTAAATGCGGACCAACTCATTGAACGCCGCCTAGCTGGCGGTCAGGCCGTTCTGGGCATATGTGTAGGTCTGCAGGTCATGTTTGAGCGTGGAACTGAACGCGGGATTCACGAAGGCCTGGGCCAGTGGCCCGGCTCCGTGGACCTGCTTCCAGCTCCGATCGTTCCGCACATGGGCTGGTCCACGGTGGACGCACCAGCTGAATCGCGGTTGTTCACAGGGGTTGAATCCGAACGTTTCTACTTCGTGCATTCGTATGCCGTACAGACCGATCCCGCGGCCGCCATTGGCGGCGATAATCCACCGGTTGTGACATGGTCGGAACATGGGGCACGTTTCGTGGCAGCTGTGGAGAATGGGCCGCTTTGTGCCACACAATTCCATCCTGAGAAGTCTGGTGACGCGGGCGCGCAGCTCCTGCGCAACTGGCTTGCCACACTCTGA
- a CDS encoding isoprenyl transferase → MTYIAPPVHPSGVTAPALPASSVPKHVAVVMDGNGRWANRRGLPRIEGHRAGEATLMDVVAGALELGVTELSAYAFSTENWKRSPAEVRFIMGFSRQVLRNQRDDLNAWGVRVRWVGRVPRMWKSVLKELHAAEQLTQNNTKLTLNMCINYGGRAELVDATTAIAQDAASGRLKPSSITERTLARYMYSPHMQDVDLFIRTGGEQRTSNFLMWQSAYAELFFSDLAWPDFDRRELWRACEVYAHRERRFGGAVDAVAANQGEVPSTGDPYSEDESAL, encoded by the coding sequence ATGACTTACATTGCTCCGCCCGTCCATCCTTCCGGAGTCACAGCCCCAGCACTGCCTGCGAGTTCCGTGCCCAAGCATGTGGCCGTGGTGATGGACGGCAATGGGCGCTGGGCGAACCGCCGAGGATTGCCACGGATTGAAGGGCATCGTGCTGGCGAAGCCACCCTGATGGATGTGGTGGCAGGGGCGTTGGAACTCGGTGTCACGGAGCTTTCCGCCTATGCATTCTCCACTGAGAACTGGAAGCGTTCGCCAGCCGAAGTGCGCTTCATAATGGGCTTCTCCCGTCAGGTTCTGCGCAATCAACGCGATGATCTAAACGCTTGGGGAGTCAGAGTTCGCTGGGTGGGCCGGGTACCGCGTATGTGGAAATCAGTTCTCAAGGAACTGCACGCCGCCGAGCAGCTTACTCAGAACAACACGAAGCTGACGCTCAACATGTGCATCAATTACGGCGGGCGCGCCGAACTTGTGGACGCAACCACGGCGATAGCGCAGGATGCAGCTTCAGGCCGGTTGAAGCCCAGCTCTATCACCGAACGCACCCTCGCTCGCTACATGTATTCGCCACATATGCAGGACGTTGATCTGTTCATTCGCACCGGCGGTGAGCAGCGGACCAGCAACTTCCTCATGTGGCAGTCCGCATATGCAGAGCTCTTCTTCTCAGATCTGGCCTGGCCGGATTTCGATCGTCGTGAGCTGTGGAGGGCCTGCGAAGTTTACGCACACCGCGAGCGCCGATTCGGAGGAGCCGTCGACGCCGTCGCCGCAAACCAAGGCGAAGTTCCCTCGACAGGTGACCCATACAGCGAAGATGAATCTGCCCTCTGA
- a CDS encoding VIT1/CCC1 transporter family protein has translation MSNTTVDLPQNKQIASRLNWLRAAVLGANDGIVSTAGIVVGVSGAAVTGHALLASGVAGVIAGALSMAAGEYVSVSTQRDTERAVVEEERQLLESDPEGELKELEELIAQKGVSNELAHAVAVQLTERDPLAAHAQWELGIDPDYLTNPWHAAFASMFSFVAGALIPLIAILVSPTHIAVGITAIAVVVALSITGWVSAVLGNAPRVPATLRNVAGGLLAMGATYWIGVLVAYLGA, from the coding sequence ATGTCCAACACAACTGTTGATCTGCCGCAAAACAAGCAGATCGCAAGCCGGCTCAACTGGTTGCGTGCAGCGGTGCTCGGAGCGAATGACGGAATCGTCTCAACTGCAGGAATTGTAGTGGGAGTTTCGGGCGCGGCAGTCACCGGCCATGCGCTTCTCGCATCAGGCGTCGCAGGCGTCATTGCTGGCGCCCTCTCCATGGCAGCTGGCGAATACGTCTCCGTCTCCACTCAACGTGACACCGAACGCGCCGTCGTCGAAGAAGAACGGCAACTCCTCGAAAGTGACCCCGAAGGTGAACTGAAGGAACTCGAGGAGCTCATCGCTCAGAAAGGTGTGAGCAATGAGCTCGCTCACGCCGTTGCCGTCCAACTAACTGAGCGTGATCCCCTTGCAGCGCACGCCCAATGGGAACTTGGCATCGATCCAGACTACTTGACGAATCCATGGCATGCCGCATTTGCTTCGATGTTCTCATTTGTGGCGGGTGCGCTCATCCCATTGATCGCCATACTCGTCTCCCCCACGCATATAGCCGTCGGCATCACGGCCATTGCGGTGGTGGTGGCTCTCAGTATCACTGGCTGGGTCTCTGCCGTGCTGGGCAACGCTCCGCGCGTGCCGGCTACGTTGCGAAACGTAGCGGGCGGTCTGCTCGCCATGGGCGCCACCTACTGGATTGGCGTACTTGTGGCGTACTTAGGCGCATAG
- a CDS encoding universal stress protein yields the protein MADVFPVVAGTDGSPKAEAAVDQAGAEALRRDLPLRLIYGFAPLYGYAGLDPMPADEILRACQAIVDHEVERVRLMFPELDVSGEVIVADPAVALVEESSKAAVVYVGARGLGVVRRLLLGSVSSKVATYAKCPVVVVRGPAGDPKGPVVVGVSPEDGSPDELEYAFNAARSLGVDVRVVQAHQHAAANVEFLPPDVMRDFVASRALAVEERIRERVKIVQDEHPDVHSALDVMPGHAVDALLEASKNASLVVVGASRKGALASRFLGSVTQGVLGGAPIVAVIPAEG from the coding sequence ATGGCTGACGTCTTTCCAGTCGTTGCAGGTACTGATGGATCGCCAAAAGCGGAGGCTGCCGTTGATCAGGCGGGCGCCGAGGCGCTGAGGCGCGATCTTCCACTCCGACTTATCTACGGCTTTGCGCCTCTCTATGGCTATGCGGGGTTGGACCCTATGCCAGCTGATGAGATTCTCAGGGCTTGCCAAGCAATTGTTGATCATGAAGTTGAACGCGTCCGCTTGATGTTCCCCGAACTCGACGTGTCCGGCGAGGTAATTGTGGCTGATCCGGCCGTCGCCCTCGTTGAGGAATCGTCAAAGGCGGCAGTCGTGTACGTGGGTGCGCGAGGTCTGGGAGTGGTACGAAGGCTGCTTCTTGGCTCGGTATCCTCAAAGGTCGCCACTTACGCCAAATGTCCGGTGGTGGTAGTGCGAGGCCCAGCGGGCGATCCAAAGGGGCCGGTAGTGGTGGGAGTTTCTCCTGAGGATGGCTCGCCCGATGAACTCGAGTACGCATTCAATGCGGCGCGTAGCTTGGGCGTTGACGTCCGAGTTGTACAAGCCCACCAGCATGCTGCAGCAAATGTTGAATTCTTGCCGCCAGATGTCATGAGGGACTTTGTTGCCAGCCGTGCTTTGGCGGTCGAGGAACGCATTCGCGAGCGGGTGAAGATTGTTCAAGATGAGCATCCGGACGTACATTCAGCGCTCGATGTGATGCCGGGGCACGCGGTGGATGCGCTTCTTGAGGCGAGCAAGAATGCCTCGTTGGTTGTGGTTGGAGCGAGCCGCAAAGGTGCTCTAGCTTCACGTTTCCTAGGTTCGGTAACTCAAGGCGTGCTTGGGGGTGCACCAATAGTGGCGGTTATTCCGGCGGAAGGCTGA